One window of the Streptomyces asoensis genome contains the following:
- a CDS encoding helix-turn-helix domain-containing protein → MGTPLGDFVRAKRDSIQPQSLGLPDRGRRRSPGLRRLDLAARAGISVEYLTRIEQGRDRRPSVAVIHALADALSLDLSEREHLRYLAKITGGECPTHTRPAPPRRDVRPAVLETLRLLEPGIAMVTNRLGDVLAHTGAYESVTSAAGLLDIDPPNLTHYVFTDARARTFFADWDDIADEQAFDLWLGPSAENSAWLTAQLTVLAGPDFTRRRNRHVVPRRGILRLNHPSGHELRLRRETLELSSDAQQLVVFLPDDDKTAQAVEQLRQRPHGRLRAIS, encoded by the coding sequence ATGGGCACGCCGTTGGGGGATTTCGTCCGGGCCAAGCGCGACAGCATCCAGCCGCAGTCGCTGGGGCTTCCCGATCGCGGCCGCCGCCGGTCACCGGGGCTGCGGCGCCTGGATCTCGCCGCGCGGGCCGGCATCAGCGTCGAATACCTGACCCGCATCGAGCAGGGCCGGGACCGCCGTCCCTCGGTGGCGGTGATCCACGCGCTCGCCGACGCTCTCAGCCTCGACCTCTCGGAGCGCGAGCACCTGCGCTACCTCGCGAAGATCACCGGCGGCGAATGCCCCACCCACACCCGGCCCGCACCACCGCGCCGGGATGTGCGACCGGCGGTCCTGGAAACGCTCCGCCTCCTCGAACCGGGCATCGCGATGGTCACCAACCGGCTGGGCGACGTCCTCGCCCACACCGGCGCATACGAGTCGGTGACCAGCGCAGCCGGACTGCTCGACATCGACCCCCCGAATCTCACCCACTACGTCTTCACCGACGCCCGCGCCCGTACGTTCTTCGCCGACTGGGACGACATCGCCGACGAGCAGGCATTCGACCTGTGGCTCGGGCCGTCCGCCGAGAACTCCGCATGGCTCACCGCGCAGCTCACGGTCCTCGCCGGACCCGACTTCACCCGTCGCCGGAACCGCCACGTGGTTCCACGACGAGGCATCCTCCGGCTCAACCACCCCTCCGGACACGAACTCCGGCTGCGCCGCGAGACGCTCGAACTCTCCTCGGACGCACAGCAACTCGTCGTCTTCCTTCCCGACGACGACAAGACGGCTCAGGCCGTCGAGCAACTCCGCCAACGGCCCCACGGCCGACTCCGGGCCATCTCGTGA
- a CDS encoding dihydrofolate reductase family protein yields the protein MGLIHIELFATLDLVGQSPGGPDEDPAGFPFGGWQAPLLDETAGAQVGAAYEGTDALLLGRRTYDIFAAYWPHQEGGEDNEIATLFNSVPKYVASRGRPDLSWAGSTQLGPDLAGAVREIRDRHEHVKVVGSLNLVQTLLREKLFDRLDLWVHPIVLGVGKKVFDGGAVPTNVTLLEPPAAGPKGTVYLRYGLAEGTPGTGDMSAPDRGVGRDD from the coding sequence ATGGGCCTCATCCACATCGAGCTGTTCGCGACCCTCGACCTCGTCGGGCAGTCGCCCGGCGGCCCCGACGAGGACCCCGCGGGGTTCCCGTTCGGCGGCTGGCAGGCGCCCCTGCTGGACGAGACTGCCGGGGCGCAGGTCGGTGCCGCGTACGAGGGCACGGACGCCCTCCTGCTCGGCCGCCGGACGTATGACATCTTCGCCGCCTACTGGCCGCACCAGGAGGGCGGCGAGGACAACGAGATCGCCACGCTCTTCAACAGCGTCCCGAAGTACGTGGCCTCCCGTGGCAGGCCCGACCTCTCGTGGGCCGGGTCGACGCAGCTCGGCCCGGATCTGGCCGGCGCGGTGCGCGAGATCCGCGACCGGCACGAGCACGTGAAGGTCGTCGGGAGCCTGAACCTGGTGCAGACCCTCCTGCGCGAGAAGCTCTTCGACCGTCTCGACCTCTGGGTGCACCCGATCGTGCTGGGCGTCGGAAAGAAGGTGTTCGACGGTGGGGCGGTGCCCACGAACGTCACACTTCTCGAACCGCCGGCAGCCGGTCCGAAGGGCACGGTGTACCTGCGCTACGGGCTCGCCGAGGGCACGCCCGGGACGGGGGACATGAGCGCACCCGATCGCGGTGTCGGGCGCGACGACTGA